In Streptomyces sp. NBC_01231, the sequence AGCGCCACGGCGGCAAGGTCGTCGGGCGGGCCCTGAGGACGGGGACGCCGTGCGGGCAGGTCGCTCACCCGCAGCGCCGGATTCGCACACACGTCACCGAGGACGGCGGACAGCGCTTCGGCGAAGCGGACGGCGGTCTCCGGGGCGAACAGGTCGGTGGCGTACTCGACATGGAGGTCCAGGCCCTCGGGCGTGCCCTGCTCGTCGCGCCGTTCAAGAACGTCCACGAAGAGATCGAACTTGGCGGTGCCGGTGGCCGTGGGACGCAGCGGGGTGCTCTGGTCGCCGAGCCGGAGCACGGCCGGTTCGTTGTTCTGCAGGGCCAGCATGACCTGGAACAGAGGATGGCGGGCCGGGTGCCGGGGCGGGTTGAGGTCGTCCACCAGCAGGTCGAACGGCAGATCCTGGTGGTCCAGCGCCGCGAGGTCGAACCGGCGGTTCCGCGCGAGCAGTTCACGGAAGTCAGGATCGTCCGAGGCGTCGGTGCGCAGCACAAGCGTGTTGGTGACCAGCCCGATGACGTCGTCCAGCACGGCTTCGGAGCGTCCGGCCACCGGCGTGCCGATCGCCAGGTCGGTGCCGGCGCCCCAGCGGGACAGCAACGCGGCCACGGCGGTGTGCAGGACCATGAACAGGCTCGCGCCCTCGGCGTCCGCCAGCCGCTCCAGCCGCTCGTGCAGCGCCGCGTCCACGGTCGCCGACACACTCGCGCCCGCGCCGCCGGCCACGGCGGGCCGGGCCCGGTCGGCGGGCAGGGTGCTCTCCTCGGGCAGCCCCGCGAGAACCTCGCGCCAGAAACCGGTCAGCTGCTCCAGACGGCCGGGCCCTTCGGGCGCGGGGGCCAGGACACCGCGCTGCCACAGCGCGTAGTCGGCGTACTGCACCGGCAGCGGCTTCCCGTGCGGCGCCCGGCCCTCCCCGCGGGCCTCGTAGGCGGCGCTCAGATCCTCCGCCAAGGGCCGCAGTGACCAGCCGTCGGCCGCGCTGTGGTGCAGGACGAGCAGCAGCGTGCGGCGCGCCCCGCTGCCGACGACCGCGGCCCACAGTGCGCTCTCCCGCGGCAGGTCGAACCTGTGCCGGCCCGCAGCGGCGACCTGCGCGTCCACCTCCTCGCCCGGGCAGTCCACGATCCGCAGCTCCGGACGCAGCGTCCCGGGCGGCAGGATCCGCTGGTGCGCACCGTCCCCGTCGTCCGCGAACACCGTGCGCAGGCTCTCGTGCCGGTTCACGACATCGGCGAGCGCCGCGCGCAGCGCCTCCTCGTCGAGGTCGTGCTCCAGCGGGACGACCAGCGGGATGTTGTACGTCGCCGAAGCTCCGTCCAGCCGGTTGAGGAACCACATCCGCTCCTGCGCGAACGACAGCGCCACCCGCGCGGGACGCGCCGCCGCCTCCAGCGGGGGCAGCCGGACCGCCGCACCGGACTCCTCCGTCAGCCGGAGCGCCAGGGCCGCGGGCGTGGGCGTGTCGAAGAGCACCGTCATGGGGATGTCCTCGCCCGTCTCGGCACGCAGCCTGGCCAGCAGCCGCACGGCCAGCAGAGAGTGCCCGCCCAGGTCGAAGAAGTTGCCGACCACGCTCACGGAACCCTCGGGCAGTCGCAGCACCTCGGCGAACAGGCGGCAGACCAGCGACTGTTCGGGCGTCGTGGGGCGCTGCCCCGTCGCGGCGTCGGTGAAGTCCGGCTCGGGCAGGGCCCGCACGTCGAGCTTGCCGTTCGCGGTCAGCGGCAGCGCGTCGATCAGCACACAGGCAGCCGGGACCATGTGACCAGGCAGCCTCTCGGCCAGGTGTGCGCGCAGCTCGGCCGGGTCAGGGCGGTGTCCCTCGACGGGCAAGGCGTACGCGACGAGCTGCGGGTCGCCGTCCGCGGTCCGCCGCACGACGACCGCCGCCGAGGCGACGTCCGCGTGATCGGCGAGCACGGCCTGGATCTCGCCGGGTTCGATACGGAACCCGCGGATCTTCACTTGGTGGTCGGCGCGTCCTGCGTACTCCAGGATCCCGTCGGCCCTGCGCCGGGCGAGGTCGCCGGAGCGGTACATCCGCGTGCCGGGCGGGCCGAACGGGTCCTCCACGAACCGCTCGGCCGTCAGCTCGGGCCGAGCGTGGTAGCCGGGTGCCAGACCCGGACCCGACACATAGATCTCGCCGGTCACCCCGGGCGGAACCGGCCGGAGTGACGCATCGAGCAGGTGGATGCACAGATCGGCCAGCGGAAGGCCGATCACGCTGGGTCGCCGCGGATCGTCCAGGTGGGCACGGGTCAGGCGCTGGAACGTGGAATGGACGGTCGTCTCGGTGATGCCGTACATGTTGATCAGCGCCGGCGCGTCCAGGCCGTACCGGTCCGCCCACGGCCGCAGCCGCTCCATCCGCAGCGCCTCACCGGCGAACACGACGTACCGCAGGGCCGTCTCGGCGCGCTCGTCCTCCAGATCCGCCTGCATCAGATGCTCGAACGCGGACGGCGTCTGGCTGAGCACCGTGACCCGTTCCTCCCGCAGCAGTCGCAGGAAGTCGCGCGGCGAGCGGGTGACCGCGGACGGCACAACGACGAGCCGCCCGCCGTGCAGCAGCGCACCCCAGACCTCCCAGACGGAGACGTCGAAGGCGTACGAGTGGAAGAGCGACCACACGTCGTCCGCGCCGAAGTCGTAGTGCTCGTTGGAGGCTTCGAACAGCCGCAGCACATTGGAGTGCGGAATGGGCACGCCCTTGGGGCGGCCGGTGGAGCCGGAGGTGTGGATGATGTACGCGAGGTCGTCCGGGCCCGTGGGTCCGGTGCGGTCCGCGTCGGTGAGGTCGCCGGGCGGGCGTACGGCGAGGTCCTTGTCGGTCTCCCGGGTGCCCAGCACGACGGTCGGCGCCGGTATCGCGGGAAGCGCCCCCGCGGTCTCGGCGTCGGTGACGAGCACGGCCGGCGGCACGTCCTCGGTGACGAGCCGCAGCCGCTCGGCCGGGTGACCGGTGTCCAGCGGCAGATACGCGGCACCCGTCTTCAGCACGGCGAGCAGCGCCACGACAAGGCGTATCCCGCGCGGCAGCGCGAGCGCGACCATCCTGCCCGGTCCCGCACCGCGCTCGACGAGGAGTCCCGCCAACCGGTTGGCCTCCGCGTTGAGTTCGGCGTAGGTGAGGTGCTCCCGCTCGCAGGTCACCGCAGTGGTGTGCGGAGCGTGGGCCGCCTGCTCCTCGAAGCGCTGAGTGAGGGTGCCCGTGATGGTGTAGGTGCGCACGGGCCGGGTCTGCGGCTGCTCGCCCGGCAGCAGCAGCGATACGTCGGCGAGTGCCGACTGCTCGTCCCCGGTGGCGAGTTGGTCCAGCAGGTTGAGGAACCGCCGCAGGTGGGTGTCCAGTTCGGTCTGCTCGTACGCCGACGGGTTGGCGTCGAACGCCAGCCACAGGCCACCTGCCTCGGCTCCCGGGCGCACACTGATCTGCAGGTCGTCGACCGCGCCGCCGGAGAGGTGGTGGGAGGTCGAGGGATGCCCGGCGAAGGTCAGGTCCTCGGCGAACGGGACCACGTTGACCACCGGCCCGTACGCCTTCCGCCCCGCGCCCACGAGGCCCAGGTCGCGGCGCACGAACTCGCCCCGGTACTGCTGATGTCGGCGCAGCGACCGCAGCTCCTCGGCCACGGACCGCATCAGATCGCCCACCGGCGCGGTGGGGGAGACGGCGACGCGCAGCGGCAGGATGTCGGAGGCCGTGCCCGGCGTGCGCAGCGCGGCCGAGCCGAGCCGGCTCATCGTGGTCAGGCCCAGGACCAGATCGTCGGCGCCGGTCATGCGGTGCAGATACGCGGCGACGGCACCCACCAGCAGGTCGGTGGGGGAGACCTCGAGGCGGGCGGCCGCCTCGCTCAGCGCCTCGTTCTCGGCGGGCGTGAGGTCGTGGGTGCAGCGCAGGAAGGGCTCCTGGGGCGGGGCCGTGCGCTCGGTGAGGCGGACCGGGTCGGGCAGACCGGCCAGCCGGGACGCCCAGAACGCGCGGTCCCGTTCGTGACGCTCGGAGGCCAGATAGGCGGCCTCCTCGGCCTGGAGCCGCGCGACCGGCTCGAAGCCGGCGGGCTCCGGCTCGCGCCCGGCGGCGAGAGCGGTGTACGTGTCGGCGAGCCGACGGGCCACCTGCTTGTAGCTGTAACCGTCCAGCACGATGTGATGGGCCCGCAGGAACCAGATGAACCGGTCCGGCCCCAGCGTGATCAGCGCGTGCGAGAACAGCGCCCCCGAGACGAGGTCGGTCGCCGTCGCCAGGGCGCGCCGGATCCAGTCCTCCGCCGCGGCCTGTGGATCGGGCTCGGCACTGACATCGACGCGGTGCAACGGCCAGTCGTCCGGGTCGTCGACCGGAACGCAGCGGGGCCCGTCCGGCGTCTCGACGAAACGCAGCGCGAAGGTATCGGCTTCCCTGACTGTGCGGCGCAGCGCGGCCTCGAACAGGCCGGTGTCGACCGGGCCGTGGATCTCCACGTACTCGCCGGTGTTGTAGGCGGCCGTGTGCGTCGCCAGCCGCCCGGCGAACCACAGACCCTCCTGGGCTCCCGACAGCGGGCGATGTTCGTACTGCTGGATTGACATGGCACCAACCCTCAATGACGCGCGGGATTCACACGAATCACCCGCTGGATGCTGTCGAATGGGGAGTAAAGGCAGGCGACGATCACCTCCTGCCGCCTCACACTGCTTGACCAGGAGTCGGCCAGTCAAGGCGTTCCAGGGCGGCTCGAGTGACGCACGAATAAGACTCGAGGGAAATTCTCGCGCGCTTCTATCGGGTTCAGCCGAAGGGAATTCATTTGAGACAGGGCACCCCCGAGCGCGTGCGGTACCTGGGACTGAGCGGTGCTTTCCGCTCGATGATTCCTTGAGCTGCGGTCGACTTTTCCTCGAGACGCCGGTGTTCCGTCCCGCCCGCTCCAGAAACCGTTCTATCCTGCCGTGTGAGCAAGAGAATTCGTCAGTCGTGTTCTCCTGCGGAGTGTGACCGACGCGGAGAAAGGCTGTTTGCATGCGACGCGTGCTGTGCCCCGTGGAAAACCTTTACGTCGCCCAGCGAAGCAGGGCGGTCCTCTCCTGTGCCCTGGACGGTCCCGTCGACTCGGCGGCCCTGTCCGCGGCGTTCGAGGCGGTCACGGCGGAGCAGCCGCAGCTGTGGACGCACATCGTCCCGGACGGCGACGGCCACGCCCTCGAATCTCTCCCGGAAGCCGAGCGGCCCCGGCTGCGGATACGCACCGGGGGCGGGGAGGCGTACGTGGAGGAGCTCAACACCCCGCTGACGGTGGGTGGTCAGCTGACCCGGGCGGTCCTCGTGAGCGACCCCGACGAGGAGCGGCACACCCTGGTCCTGAGCATCGACCACGTCATCACCGACGGACACAGCGGGATCGCCCTGCTCAACACCCTCTGGGACCGCTACCGGGAGTTCATGGGCGACACCTTGCCCCCGCGCACGCCCGTGGCCGAATGTCCCGAACCCATCAGCACGCTGCTGCCCCACTCGGACGCGGCCGAGACGACGAAGTACCTGGACCAGCGTGTGGAGAATGTCGGCCGCCGCCCGGTCGAACTCGTCGCGTACGACGTGAAGGCGACGGAGGAAGCGCCCGAAGAGCCCCACCGCATCGAGGTCCGGCGGCTGCTGCTCGACACCGAACCGACCACCGGGCTGCGCGAGCGGGCCCGCGCGGAAGGTCTGTCCGTGCACGCCCTGATCAGCGCCGCCCTGCTGCTCGCGGCCCGGCGGCGCATGGACGGCAGGGACCCGCGCGTCCTGGGCTGCCTGTCACCGGTCGATCTGCGCTCGCGTCTGTCGCCGCCGGTGCCCGCCACCCTCATGGTCGCCGCGGTCGGCATGCACCTGCAGGCCCTGCCCGTCGGCGAGGACACCGATGTACTGGAGCTGGCGCGTGAATTCGGCGACGGCCTGCGGGACTTCCTCGACCGCGGCGACCACTTCCGGGAGATGCACATCATGCCGTCGGTCCCGCAGCATCCGACACTCCACCTCGGCACGGTCATCGTCACCAACATGGGTGCCGTGTCCGGCCCGCGTCTCCCGGAGGGCACGCGCGTCACCGACGTACGGCTCACGCCCGCCCGCGAGCACTACTTCCCGCAGGCCGGCCGCAGCCCGATCATGGCCTGTGTCACGACGTTCGACGGCCGCCTCGCCATCGAGTTCCCGCACCACACCGCCTGCTTCAGCCGGCCGTTCATGCGCGAGCTGGCCGACGAGGTCCGGGCGAGCCTGCTCGCCCTCGCCGAGCCCGACCTGGAGCGGCGCCCCGCCGCCACCGTCCGACACCGCGTCACCCGCACGTAGTCGGACCATCCTTCGCCCGTCGAGGGGCACGGCCCCGGCCGTGCCCCTCGACGGGCTCAGTGACGCGAGGTCAGGACAGCTTGATGGCGGGGCGGTACAGGTCGAGCCAGACGGCCAGGTCCAGGACCCGCTCGAACGCGTCCCGGGTGTCACGCTCCACCGCCTCCGGCTTCCCGCGCACGGCTTCGGCGAGTGCCGCCCGGTCGAAGAACTCCACCGCGCGGTGGTCGTCGGACAGCAGCTCGCCGACCTGGCGCTGCACCTCCCCGACGTAGCTCAGCTCCTGGGTCAGCGGGTAACCCGCCTTGGGCCGGTCCGCCACCGAAGTTGGCAGCATGTCGCGCACGGCGGCGCGCAGCAGGCTCTTCTCCCGGCCGTCGAACGCCTTCATCGACCACGGCGTGTTGAAGACGTACTGCACCAGCCGGTGGTCGCAGATCGGAACCCGCACCTCCAGGCCGACCGCCATGCTCATCCGGTCCTTGCGGTCCAGCAACGTGGGGAGCGCGCTGGTCACATGGACGTAGCAGAACTCGCGCATACGGCGCTCGTGCGCGTCCTCGCCGGGCAGGGACGGCAGTTGCGCGACCGTGTCGGACCAGCGCTGCGCCAGGTAGCCGGGCAGGTCGAGGGTGCCGAGCGTCAGCTCCGGCTCGTACAGCCGGGTGGGCACCAGAGGCTCCACCCAGGGGAACGTCGCGGTCTGCTGCACCGCCGAAGAGTGGAACCAGGGGTAGCCGCCGAACGTCTCGTCGGCGCCCTCGCCGGACAGGGCCACCGTCGAGTGCTCGCGGATCGCCTTGAACAGCAGGTAGAGGGAGTTGTCGCCCTCACCGAACCCGAACGGAAGATCACGGGCCGCGATCACGGTCCGGCGTACCTCGGGGTCGGCCAGCTTCTGGTGGTCCAGCTTGATGTTGCTGTGCAGCGTGCCGACGTGGTCCACGACCTCGCGGGCGAACGGGGCGTCCGGCGAGCCGCGGAGCTCGTTCGCGCGGAAGTCGTCCGGCTGTTCGAAGTCGACCGTGAACGTCCTGGCCTGCCGGCCCTCTTCGGTGAGCTTCCGCGCGGCCAGGGCCGTCAGGGCGCTGGAGTCCAGACCGCCGGAGAGCAGCAGGCACAGCGGCACGTCCGCGACCAGCTGCCGGCTGACGCTGTCCTCCAGCAGCTCACGGATCCGGCGTACCGTCGTCTCCGTGTCGTCGTGGTGCTCGTCGACCTCCAGCCGCCAGTACACCCGCTCGCGGACCCCGCCCCGGTCGACGATCAGCATGGTGCCCGGCTTGACCTCCCGCATGCCCTTCCACGTGGCCTGGCCCGGTTCCTTGACGTACCCCATGAGTTCCCGGAGGCCGTCCCGGTCCACCACGGCCTCCACGGCCGGATGCGCCAGGATGGCCTTGGTCTCCGAACCGAACAGGACGCCGTCCTCGGTCTCGTACACGTACAGCGGCTTGATGCCGAGGTGGTCGCGCAGCAGGATCAGGCGGTCCGTACGGCCGTCCCAGATGCCCAGCGCGAACATGCCGAGGAGATGGTCGGCGACCGCCTCGCCCCACTCCAGGTAACCGCGCAGGACGACCTCGGTGTCACTGGAGGTGCGGAATTCGTGCCCACGGCGCCGCAGTTCGTCGCGCAGCTCCCGGAAGTTGTACGCCTCACCGCTGTACGTCATCACCACCGGGCCGTCCTGTGTGTCCACCGCCATGGGCTGGACACCGCCCTCCAGGTCGATGACCGACAGCCGGCGGTGCCCCAGGACGGCGTGCGGCGACACCCAGGTGCCCCCGGCGTCCGGGCCGCGGCAGGCCATGGTCGCGGTCATCGCGTCCAGGGTGGGGCGTTCCCTCGCCAGGTCACGCTGGAAGGCGATCCAGCCGACGATCCCACACATGTGCGTCCTCTCCTGCTGATGTTCTGTTCGGTGGTGGTCCGGCTCGTGCGCGTGTCAGCGGGTGGCCGCCATGTGGGCCGGCAGTCCGCCGATGTGGGAGCGGGCCGTCGGCTCCAGGACGAGCCGCTTCACCACGCCCTTCATCCGCGACCACGGGCGGTGCAGTTCGCCGGCCCACTGCCAGGTGAGCCGGGAGCCGTCCGGGGTGGACTCCACGACGTAGTCCTCCACGAGGCTCCTGAAGACGTTGCGGGTGCTCTCGACGACGGTGAACGTCTTGCGGTGTCCCTCGTCCCAGCGGTAGAAGCGCTCGCGCAGGACGAAGCCTCCGTAGGTCTCGACCTCCCGGGTCGTCCCGACCCCGAACGGCCGGGGAGTGGTCCAGGTCAGCCGCTTCACGCCCTTCGTCCAGTGCGCCGGCCCGGAGTCGTCGGTCAGGGCCGCCCAGGTCTCCGCGGCCGGGTAGGGAACGTCGACGGTGCGCGTCAGGTAGACGGACGCGGTGGTGAAGAGCGAGTCGCCGGCCTCTTCGACCGGGTACCAGCGAGTGGGCATCGGGGGTCGTCCTTCCGGAGGGAGTCTGCGGGGGAGTGGTACTGCGGGGAGAGCGGAGGGGCCGGTGCGCGTCAGGCGGCCTTGCGGGCGCGGGCGAGGCCGCCGCCGCGGGGGACCGGTCCGGATAGCTGGTCGGGAACGAGAGCGGGAGTCCGCGGCCGGGGTTGTGGCCCGGACTCCCGCCCTCACGGCCGGGTTACGGCCGGGTCAGGGGGAAAGGTGGGCGCGGACCGCGTCGAGCGTGGTCCCGGCGTGGTCGACGATCATCGTGAAGTGGTCGCCGGGCACATCCACCTCGACGGGCGCGGGCAGTCCGGGCCAGTGCGCCTGCCAGCCGGACTCGGGGAATCCGGGTTCCGGCACCCGCTCGGTCGCCCGGACCTGGAGGGACGGGACGTCCAGGTCGGCCGGGACCCAGCCCGCGAAGACCCGGCCGAAGCCCCCCATCGCGGTCAGAGCGGTGTCGTCGAGGAGGGCGGCGGCGCCGTCGGCGGGGGCTTCGGTCAGCGAGCGGCCGATGTACTGCCCGATGTGCGGCAGCACGGGGCTGCCGGGCGCGTAGCTGTCCAGCAGGACCAGGGCCGCGGGACGCCGACCCCGGCGTACCAGCTCCGCGCCCACCGCGTTCGCGAGCCAGCCTCCGGCGGAGTGCCCGAGGAGCGCGAACGGCGTGCCGCCGGTGCACCGTTCGATGTCGTCGGCGTGCAGCCGGACCAGCGCGTCGAGGTCGGCGGGCAGGGGTTCGCCCGCGACGAAGCCGGGCGCGGGCAGCACCCACACGTCCTGTTCGCCGCGCACGCCGGTGGCGAGCCGGGCGTACTGGTGGGCGCCGGACTTGCCCGCGAACGACGGGAAACACACGAGTGCGGGTCCGTCACCGCCGCGCGCCAGCCGCACCGGCGCGGGCCGCCGTACGGTCCCGGCCGCGACGTCCGCCGCGTCGAACGTCTCCCGGAACCGGGCGGCGTCCTCCAGGAACGTGAGGAATTCCGCGAAGTGCCCCTCCTGTCCGGCCCGCGCGGCCAGCGCGGCCAGGACGCCCCCGCCGACGGGCTCCGGGGCGGCCGTCTCGCTCGCGATGGGGTGGGAGTCCCCGGGCAGGTCCCCCGGCGGAGGAAGCAGCGACGCGGTGACCAGTAGCGTGTGGAGGTGGGCGGCGAACTTGTCGAGCGTGGGGTGCTCGAAGAGGACCGTGGAGCGGAGCCGCGCTCCGGTGGCCGTCTGGAGGTGGACACGGATCTCCGCGGCCATGACGGATTCGATGCCCAGCTCGGGGAGACCGAACGCCTCCTCGACCTCCGTGGTGTCGGCATGCCCGAGGGCCCTGGCGACATGCTGGGCGACCAGGGTTCGCAGGACGTCTTCGCGGGCGCCGGCGGTGAGCGGGGCCAGGCGTTCGTGCAGCCGCGCCGCCGCGTCGTCGGCGGACGGCCCGTCGCCCGCGCCGCCGACCGTCGCGACCACCGTCGGGAGCGTGCCGTCCGGCCAGAAACGGCGGCTCTGGAACGCGTACGTGGGGAGGCCGATGTGGGCACCGGCGGGGACGTCCAGGGCGGCGGACCAGTCGACCCGCACTCCGCGGACGTGCAGCCGGGCCAGCGCCTCCAGCGCGCTCTGCTGCTCCGGGTGGTCACGCCGCAGCAGCGGCACCGCCTCGACGGCCGGGCCCGGGCGCTCGGCCGCCGCGTCCGTCACGAGCGCCGTCAGCGCACCGCCCGCGCCGGGCTCGACCACCGTCGTGACGTCGGCATCCAGCAGGGCGCGCACGGTGTCGTGGGCGCCGGCCGGCTCGCGCAGGTGGCGCACCCAGTACTCGGGCGTGCTCACCTCCTCGGCCGTGCCGCTCGACAGCAGGGCGATACGAGGTGCTTGGAAGGCCAGCGTGCCGGCGATCCGGCCGAACTCCTCCAGGGCGCTGTCGGTCAGGGCCGGGCGGGACTCCCGCGGCGACCGCTGCAGCTCGCCCTCACCGGACGCTGCTCGCATCAGGAGCCCGCGCGCCGCCACCAGCCGGCAGGCGTCCTCGGCAGACATCGCGCCCGCCGCGTACGCGGCCGTCAGCTCGCCGACCGAGTGACCGCCCAGCACGTCCGGGACCACGTCCCAGGACTGGAGCAGCCAGAAGGACGCCGCCCCGACGGCGAACAGACCGGCCTGGGCGTAGTCGGTCTCGTCCAGCAGGGCAGCCTCAGGGGTGCCGGCCACGGCGAACAGCACCTCGCGCAGCCCGGGCCGGGCCGAGTCGCCGTGGAGGTTCATCTCGCGGTCCAAGGCCTCGCACAGCTCGTCCAGCGCTCGCGCGAAGACCTGGTACCGCTCGTACAACTCCCGCCCCATGCAAGGGAACTGGCTGCCCTCGCCGGGGAAGAGGAACCCCAGGCGGCCGGTGGCGGGCGTACCACGCACCAGGCCGGGACCCGACGCGCCCGACGCCAGGGCCGCGAGACTCGCCTCGAAGTCCGCCCGGTCGGCGCCGACGACGACCGCGCGGTGCGGCAGTGTGGCGCGGTTGAAGGCCAGCGTCCCGGCTACGGCCGCCAGGTCGGTCCCGGGCCGCGCGGACAGGTGCTCGCGCAGGCGTTCCGCCTGCCCCCGCAGGGCCGCCGCGCTGTGCGCCGACAGCAGCCACGGCAGGGCCCCCGGAGCAGTCGCGGGCGCCTCGGGCTGCGGGGTCTCCTCCTGGGGCGGCTCCTCCAGGATCACGTGCGCGTTCGTCCCGCTGATGCCGAACGCCGACACACCGGCTCGCCGCGGACGCCCGGTCTGCGGCCACGGGACCGCCTCGGACAGCAGCTCCATGGCACCCGCGGACCAGTCCACGTGCGGCGTCGGCTCGCTCAGGTGCAGCGTGCTCGGCAGGACGCCCCGCTCCATGGCCTTCACCATCTTGATCACACCGGCCACGCCCGCGGCCGCGGCCGTGTGCCCGATGTTGGACTTCACCGAGCCCACCCACAGGGGCTGGTCGGCCGGGCGGTCCTGCCCGTAGCTCTCCAGCAGAGCCTGCGCCTCGATCGGGTCGCCGAGCGTGGTGCCGGTGCCGTGCGCCTCCACGGCGTCCACGTCGGCGGTGGAGAGGCGGGCGTTGGCCAGGGCCTGGCGGATGACGCGTTGCTGGGAGGGGCCGTTGGGCGCGGACAGCCCGTTGCTGGCGCCGTCCTGGTTGGTGGCGGTGCCGCGGACGACGGCCAGTACGCGATGCCCGTTGCGCCGGGCGTTGGACAACCGCTCCAGCAGCACCAGACCGACGCCCTCGCCCCAGCTCGTACCGTCGGCGGTGGCCGAGAACGGCTTGCACCGGCCGTCCGGGGACAGTCCGCGCGTCCGGCTGAAGCCGATGAACGCCTCCGGGGTCGACAGCACGGTGGCCCCGCCGGCCAGCGCCAACTCGCACTCGCCCGCCCGCAGCGACTGCGCCGCCAGGTGCAGCGCCACCAGCGACGACGAGCACGCGGTGTCCACGGTCACCGCCGGGCCCTCCAGTCCGAAGGTGTACGAGAGCCTGCCGGAGAGCACGCTCGCCGCGCCGCCCGTCAGCAGGAGGGATTCGACGCCCTCCCGCGCGGACGTCCCCGTCAGCAGCTGCGGGTAGTCCTGCCCGGCCAGGCCTGCGAAGACGCCGGTACGGCTGCCGCGCAG encodes:
- a CDS encoding SRPBCC family protein, which produces MPTRWYPVEEAGDSLFTTASVYLTRTVDVPYPAAETWAALTDDSGPAHWTKGVKRLTWTTPRPFGVGTTREVETYGGFVLRERFYRWDEGHRKTFTVVESTRNVFRSLVEDYVVESTPDGSRLTWQWAGELHRPWSRMKGVVKRLVLEPTARSHIGGLPAHMAATR
- the asnB gene encoding asparagine synthase (glutamine-hydrolyzing), whose product is MCGIVGWIAFQRDLARERPTLDAMTATMACRGPDAGGTWVSPHAVLGHRRLSVIDLEGGVQPMAVDTQDGPVVMTYSGEAYNFRELRDELRRRGHEFRTSSDTEVVLRGYLEWGEAVADHLLGMFALGIWDGRTDRLILLRDHLGIKPLYVYETEDGVLFGSETKAILAHPAVEAVVDRDGLRELMGYVKEPGQATWKGMREVKPGTMLIVDRGGVRERVYWRLEVDEHHDDTETTVRRIRELLEDSVSRQLVADVPLCLLLSGGLDSSALTALAARKLTEEGRQARTFTVDFEQPDDFRANELRGSPDAPFAREVVDHVGTLHSNIKLDHQKLADPEVRRTVIAARDLPFGFGEGDNSLYLLFKAIREHSTVALSGEGADETFGGYPWFHSSAVQQTATFPWVEPLVPTRLYEPELTLGTLDLPGYLAQRWSDTVAQLPSLPGEDAHERRMREFCYVHVTSALPTLLDRKDRMSMAVGLEVRVPICDHRLVQYVFNTPWSMKAFDGREKSLLRAAVRDMLPTSVADRPKAGYPLTQELSYVGEVQRQVGELLSDDHRAVEFFDRAALAEAVRGKPEAVERDTRDAFERVLDLAVWLDLYRPAIKLS